One window of Colletes latitarsis isolate SP2378_abdomen unplaced genomic scaffold, iyColLati1 scaffold0128, whole genome shotgun sequence genomic DNA carries:
- the LOC143351317 gene encoding uncharacterized protein LOC143351317, translated as MKYNEMLGYTTIAFIAILATTGCKSQLLRDMSINSNVTQNIDPSIMNLDDEYDLDDFVPYQGERFNIFDWTLLRAMNKRYSGNILVSPISLKIALVLLYEGAQDETAHELASAMQLPVTRAATRERFSTTLHSLQASSPAYTLNIGTRMYVDSNILTRQRYEAIVKTFYNTDVVNANFTEAGPLVQSINHWVSNLTDGNIDKMIDDENNVKNSLMLIMNALFFKGSWRRKYFNPESTRTGPFYTADNAIVNVPFMHVTKRFYYSESPELDAKILRIPYDGHKFAMYLLLPRTRNGMDKLVNAITPFVLTRYVWLMQNLIVDVSIPKFKFEFTSHLESVLRELGIRDIFDDTATLTGIARTKRTSRHLKVSDILQKTGIEVNEKGTTAYAATEIDVGNKIGEETFHANHPFMFYIEDESTGTILYVGKMMEPRQEGSPLSPNSMQDFPSKFGPAVSVADSTLQAGLNAEDRNNLFNMYFSQVLNKKYEGNLVSSPASIKTALTMLSDGANEETKREIISVLRLPENELRRREITKLVLKSLKRNENGTEIDIATCLWVDKNFNVLDSYRNTLQLHYKGDVQSINFADTRSAAAIINDWVRQASRNKISSPLVNSIQADTRLVLTSVIYFRGHWLKSFNKKKTKLYCFYTPNGECRNINFMIHESTYRYAQISSIDAEVLEIPYSDNKTFMLLLMPNRKENDPYLRILSKDLATVPVSVMLANLKERDATIYLPKFTIENSLNLVPTIQHLGIESIFKSDVNLTNIVSNGSLKVASIFQNVKIEVDEDGTLAVADTEIGFVPLSSWNNDIKFNRPFLFLIVDSVTHTTLFSGRFIEPF; from the exons ATGAAGTACAACGAAATGCTGG GCTACACAACGATCGCGTTCATCGCGATTCTCGCGACGACAGGATGCAAATCCCAGCTGCTACGAGATATGTCCATTAATTCGAACGTGACGCAGAACATCGATCCTTCGATCATGAACCTCGACGATGAATACGACCTGGACGACTTCGTGCCTTATCAAGGAGAACGTTTCAACATTTTCGATTGGACGCTGCTCAGG GCCATGAACAAAAGATACTCCGGGAATATTCTCGTATCGCCCATATCTCTGAAGATCGCGTTGGTATTGCTGTACGAAGGCGCCCAGGATGAAACTGCACACGAGCTTGCCAGCGCGATGCAGCTGCCCGTTACTCGAGCAGCTACCAGAGAAAGGTTTTCCACGACTTTGCATTCGCTCCAG GCAAGTTCACCGGCGTACACGTTGAACATCGGAACGCGAATGTACGTCGACTCGAACATTCTGACCAGACAGCGATACGAGGCGATCGTGAAGACCTTTTACAATACCGACGTGGTCAACGCGAATTTTACCGAGGCGGGTCCGTTGGTCCAGTCAATAAACCATTGGGTTAGCAACCTGACCGATGGTAACATCGATAAGATGATAGATGACG AAAACAACGTGAAGAATTCGCTGATGCTCATTATGAACGCGCTCTTCTTCAAAGGATCGTGGCGTCGCAAATACTTCAATCCGGAAAGTACTCGTACAGGACCGTTTTACACAGCCGACAATGCAATCGTGAATGTACCATTTATGCATGTCACTAAACGCTTCTATTATTCCGAGTCTCCTGAGCTGGACGCGAAAATTCTACGTATACCGTACGAC GGGCACAAGTTCGCCATGTATCTCCTGTTGCCGCGTACTAGGAACGGAATGGATAAGCTCGTAAATGCAATCACCCCGTTCGTGCTGACTCGATACGTGTGGCTTATGCAAAATTTAATCGTCGATGTTTCCATTCCGAAATTCAAATTCGAATTCACCAGCCATTTGGAATCCGTGCTACGCGAG CTCGGTATCCGCGACATTTTCGACGACACGGCGACGTTGACGGGTATAGCTCGCACCAAACGAACTTCCAGACACCTGAAAGTTTCGGACATTTTGCAAAAGACTGGTATAGAAGTGAATGAAAAGGGAACTACGGCTTACGCGGCCACTG AGATCGATGTCGGAAATAAAATCGGGGAAGAAACGTTCCACGCGAATCATCCGTTTATGTTTTACATCGAAGACGAATCTACAGGAACGATCCTCTACGTAGGCAAAATGATGGAACCTAGACAAGAGGGCAGCCCTTTAAGCCCTAACTCGATGCAGGACTTTCCATCTAAATTTGGCCCAGCAGTATCGGTTGCAG ACTCAACCTTGCAGGCAGGCTTGAATGCCGAAGATCGGAACAACCTCTTCAACATGTACTTTTCACAG GTCTTGAACAAAAAATACGAAGGAAATCTAGTGTCGTCGCCTGCGAGCATTAAAACAGCTTTGACGATGCTTTCGGATGGTGCAAACGAAGAAACGAAAAGAGAAATAATTTCGGTTCTACGATTACCGGAAAACGAGTTGAGGAGAAGAGAAATTACGAAACTTGTTTTGAAATCTTTAAAG agGAATGAAAATGGTACAGAAATTGATATAGCGACCTGCCTGTGGGTAGATAAGAATTTTAACGTGCTGGATAGCTATAGAAACACTTTACAGTTGCATTACAAAGGTGATGTCCAAAGTATAAACTTTGCGGATACTCGAAGTGCCGCGGCCATTATTAATGACTGGGTTCGTCAGGCATCGCGCAATAAAATTTCCTCGCCCTTGGTGAACAGTATTCAAGCTGACACACGTTTAGTATTAACTTCGGTCATTTACTTTAGAGGGCATTGGTTAAAATCGTTCAACAAGAAGAAAACGAAACTATATTGCTTCTATACACCAAATGGTGAATGTCGAAACATCAACTTCATGATACACGAATCTACGTACAGATACGCTCAGATATCTTCAATCGATGCGGAAGTTCTCGAAATTCCATACTCG gatAACAAAACATTTATGTTGCTGTTAATGCCAAACAGAAAAGAAAATGATCCATATCTTCGAATATTATCTAAAGATTTAGCCACTGTTCCCGTTTCCGTGATGTTAGCAAATTTAAAGGAAAGAGATGCTACCATTTACCTTCCCAAATTTACTATCGAGAACAGTCTCAATTTAGTACCTACAATACAACAC TTGGGTATTGAGAGTATATTTAAATCTGATGTAAATTTAACAAACATTGTATCCAATGGTTCTCTGAAGGTGGCAAGTATATTTCAAAATGTGAAAATAGAAGTAGACGAAGATGGAACATTAGCTGTAGCTGATACAG AAATTGGATTCGTGCCCCTTTCATCTTGGAATAATGACATCAAATTCAATAGACCATTTCTGTTT